ATGTCAAGTTCCTTATATGCTTTTTATAATTCTTCTTTAAgatgaaaataaatgaaatgaatatatatatttcattttcTACATGGTATGTATGTATATGGCAAAAAGTACATGTAGACAAATTTCAAGAATCATTGCAGCGTTGATAGTTTGATGCTTTCTTTTGATTTTAGCTATACTTCACATCGTTAGGAACTCATAGTattatagaaaagaaaataaaaaaatatttacagaaattaaaattaaagctcCAGTCTAAATTCAATTTCAACTCGAAttcaaacttttaaaattttttaataaagaaatataaactttacaaaatttagttcggttctaatattttaaaatttagaaaataggtTTTACAGTATGAGTAAAATAGGTTTTACAGTATCAATATTCATTTTATTAGAGAGGATCACGTATCCCatttaatctatttttctttattctctAGTGATATATAATCGCCATCCTACTATAGTGTAATTTATTCATATCATATAGTCTCATACGTACGGACATTCCAATATACCTATCTCTGTCGGACAGCCATTTAATTATCCTCTGGCGCTTATAGAGGTGTGAGGTAATTAGACTTGCTCTGCTACTTCTTATCTTGTTACTAAATTGGATTCTTTTCTGATGAAACTAAGTTTAGAGTCAGTACAACTGGCTTGAACTTTGAGTTGAATGGGACGATGATGAATCAGACTGTTTAAAGAGATATActgtattttgaatttttttttttttaagttcgaCTTTAATTAAGATGTATCATAGACTCGATTTGATTAGATGCACATTTCTATTGAAAATTGACCAAACCCattcttcttattattattaactaaaCAATCATCAAAGTCCAGAGCGATACGGTAGAGTCGCAATTAACACCTAATCTGTTGGAAacttcatttgaaaaaaaaaaacatgatttgACTATGACTGTTTGAGAGGTAAGTGGCCCATGATTAAAGGCCCAAAATATCAAGTGGGGTCAAAGTAGAGGATGAAGACAGACAAGTATAAAGGGAGAAGAGATGATGAAGGATAACACATGTGCACCAACAGCCAATCACAAATCAcaaaaccaaaacagaaaatccCAAATCAtccactcttttttttttttttaatttccgaAAATTACAATACAGCCTCCAAAGTTGAGGAAGTCAATAATTTTGCACCAATTCCTccaatatttcataaaaaaaacaaaattccaAAAAACAAGCCCAAAGGAGGCCACACGCCCATCCTCCTCCCTCTCCGTCTCTCAATTCCTTCTGCCACCCATTAAACCTCTCTTCCTCTCCTCCTCTCCTCCATTTTTTGGGCTTCTGGGTACGAATTTTTCTCCCGTTATGGCTGTTTCGAGCGGTTTTGCCACCACTTTGGCCGGTGCCAAGATGGAGACTTTGTTGCTTATTTCTACGTCTTCATCTTCGTCTTCTTCTGGGTCTTCTTCCTCGTTGAGGGCCCATTTGGCTTCGCCTCCGCAGGTACGAGTTTGTGGTAGGCCGGCTCGGAACAATTATGGAAGGATTTTAATGCAGAGAGGAGGGGTGAGATGCGAGGTTGCTGCTTCAACGGATTCCGTTGTTGAGACTGACTCCAATATCGATCCGGCTAAGGTTTCCAGCTTGTCCGCTCTTGAACAGCTCAAAACCTCTGCCGCTGATAGTGAGTCTAAAATTTTCcattttgattttgtttttttgtAACATTTGGTTGTTAATTGTTAAGTTTGCCAATGTCTTGCTAAATTTCCTTATTAAGCTGCTTTTTGAAGTATAATTAGTCTCTGATTGAACTTGTTTTTTGTTCTACATGAAAATTGCAAGCATTTTCTAGCCAAAATTTATCGTCTTCTTTGGAAAATGCTTGATTTGGGTTTATTCAATCCGTAATTAGTACAACCTTTTACAATAATTCCAGtaagaaatttaattgaaaGATGGAAGCTTTCAAACAAACTGTGCTTGAAGCAGTTCTGCTACGTTTGGTGTgctctgacattttaaaaaccCGTAAGCATCTACATAATTGAAGAATGTTATAATTTAGTTACCTGGTTTATCATATGTTCGAGCATCTGATTAATTGTTCAATTGACTGGCTGATTGGGATTTTCATCTAAGTTCTAATTTAGATGAAAAGAGTTCCCTTACAGTGTAATGGACTACAAGGTTCAGCTTGAAGTCATCTTTGGGTTTTACTTTAATGGCAGAATTGCATAAATTTCGTATTTGGTATTCTTTTGCTGACAATTTTATTACTGGTCTCCATCAGGATATACAAAGGAAAGGGCCAGCATTGTGGTCATTGGGCTTAGTATTCACACTGCACCAGTTGAAATGCGTGAAAAACTTGCGATTCCTGAAGCTGAATGGCCTCGTGCTATTGGGGAGTTGTGTGGTTTAAATCATATAGAAGAGGCTGCAGTTCTTAGCACTTGCAATAGAATGGAGATATATGTTGTGGCACTATCTCAGCATCGTGGGGTCAAGGAAGTCACTGAATGGATGTCAAAGGTAATTTCTTTGATATACTTGGTCCTGTTTTGGCTCGGTTCTTAAGAAGGCTTTTGCAGTTCCTCTACTCTATTGGCCGGATGGAGAACTTTTCAAGCAATAAAGGGAAGATAGGATTAGATTGGGCATTAAAGATAACATGTCCCTGGCTAGATTAGCTTTGAGCAATTAAACTCATATGAAAATGTCTTATGTGATTAATGACATAGGAAGATTTTGCTTTAGTTACATCCAACTCCAACTAGTTCAGGATTAAAAGGtttagttgttttgttgtttgcttTTTGGAAGAAATTTCTGTTATCTTGCTATTTATGTTGTTTCTGTTTTGATTTACATGACATGATCTTCAAAGGCTTTCTGAAGTGCAGAGAAATGAATTAACATCATTTTTTAAGTTCTCAACATTTTGATGTTGGTTGCTGAGCTGTCTCCCTTTCCCTGGCAGACAAGTGGCATCCCTGTTCCAGAAATTTGTGAGCACCGGTTTTTGCTGTACAACAAAGATGCTACACAGCATCTCTTTGAGGTGTCTGCAGGTCTTGACTCACTTGTTCTGGGAGAAGGTCAAATTCTTGCTCAGGTTAAACAAGTTGTTAAAGTTGGCCAAGGAGTTGTTGGCTTTGGAAGGAACATTAGTGGGCTCTTCAAACATGCAATATCTGTTGGAAAGCGTGTTAGGACAGAGACGAATATTGCTGCTGGTGCTGTTTCTGTAAGCTCTGCAGCTGTTGAATTGGCTTTGATGAAGCTTCCTGAATCTTCACATGCTACTGCCAGGATGTTGGTGATTGGAGCCGGTAAGATGGGGAAGCTTGTGATCAAACACTTGGTAGCAAAGGGTTGCACAAAGATGGTTGTTGTAAACAGAAGTGAGGAGAGAGTTGCAGCTATACGTCAAGATCTGAAGGATGTTGAGATTATTTACAAACCCCTGGATGAGATGCTAACTTGTGCTGCTGAGGCTGATGTTATTTTCACTAGCACAGCATCGGAAACTCCATTGTTTTTGAAAGATGATGTTAAAGATCTTCCCTCTGTTGGCTCGGAGGTTGGGGGTTTGAGGTTATTTATAGATATCTCTGTTCCAAGGAATGTGGGCTCATGCGTCAATGGTGTTGAAAACGCACGAGTTTACAATGTTGATGACCTCAAGGAGGTCGTGGCTGCTAATAAAGAAGATCGCCTCCGAAAAGCAATGGAAGCTCAGGCAATTATTACTGAGGAATCAAAGCAATTTGAAGCTTGGAGGGATTCGTTGGAGACTGTTCCTACCATCAAGAAGTTAAGAGCCTATGCAGAGAGAATTAGAGCTGCAGAGCTAGATAAATGTCTTTCAAAAATGGGTGAAGATATCCCAAAGAAAACAAGGAGAGCTGTGGATGATCTCAGCCGCGGTATAGTTAACAAGCTCCTTCATGGTCCAATGCAGCACCTGAGATGCGATGGCAGTGACAGCCGAACTCTAAGTGAGACCCTCGAGAACATGCATGCTCTTAACAGAATGTTCAGCCTCGAGACAGAAGTAGCCGTGTTGGAACAAAAGCTTCGAGCCAAAACCAACCAGAAGTAAGCTCCACTACAAAAAATCACCACATGTATCACTCCAAATTGAATAAGAGGGAAACTGTATTCACACCATTGTAACCTTCACTATAGTCGTTGTTCAGGTCCCTGAAGGAGATCTTTGAATTCAATTATCTTGTGTAAGACGCTCTTCCTGACTTGCATTCGTGTTCAATCCTGTACGTCCCGTGTCTTCCTTAGTAACAATTCATCGTTCTAAGTTACGCGAGGAATGATAAGGTGAGATTAGTTCATGTACTGATGTGGGTATGGACGTGAAGATCACATGAGGAATAATGAATTCATGGCCTGTATGAGTTATACTGTTTATCATTgtaattactttattatttcAATATAGAGATGTGCTTATGATTGCGAGTATTGTCTTTGGCTCTCTTGATAAGCTTTGCTGCTATTGCTTTCTTTCTCTTGGGTAAAGGCATGGATGTTGACTTGAATCTAGTGATTTTGATTTATGTGTGCATGTGTATCTttcgaaataaaaaaaataaaataaatgaatcctACTTTGAAAGCTTTGTCTTCTTTCAGTTTGCTGTTATGCATTCCTGTGTGGTGAGATGAAAATAagtcttcaatttttttttttacagttgTCTGAGACTAATagaagttttttctttttccaaaaagataatggaatttcattgatttaaaatttaaagcccAATACAAGAGGCCGTGAGCCCATACGAACTAAAGCTCAACCCATACAAAATCCTACCTAAAGATCTTAACCCAACCTGGGTCTGAAGAAGAAGTCAAGCGCTAAGGAACCATTGGCGCTCACCCACATCTATTGTCGAGcaagaaaaggaaaaacaacGGGTTGAGGTCATGGATCGATGCTAACTAACCACCCAAAATAAGAAATCTAGCAAGAATCACCATGTTGAGAGAAGATCAACACCACCCAAGACATAAACCTTCGCTAAAGAGATAACAAACGAAAGAAGCATATTGTTGGATTATGAGAGTCAAACAATAAAAGAAAGGCAACTAAAGAAGCCAATCTAGCATTCAAGAGAAGTACAAAGGAAAAAAGTATCTcctaatttgattaaaaaaatgagcaatttaatgaaaaatccACCAACAAGAGTGATTAGGCTCGGGGCTTGAACAGGCTTTGCCAACAAATAGAATCCTTGAAATTAagcaaatttttatatttaaaagatgacactttaattaattataaatcccATATGACAATTTATAAATGAGATTTGTAGGTATTCTCTTACAAAGAACCACAGAAACAATCTCTTATCAACTCTTCTCAAAACCCatcaacataaaatattttgtcTATTGAATCGCCCTAGCTATCTGCTAAAAGATAAATATACAAGTGATGGGTTTTAATCAGAAAGTGATTTTCAGCCATACGCACGCGCATTACATGTTTGACAAAATGACTCAAAAAGCAAATGAATGCCGATAAACCTTTAGATATATCTCCGGAGATGCATGCACATGGATGTTAAATAAGTAGGTACTGAGAAATTTTTAGTGATGACTGGAAGTTTGAAATGCACAAGCAATTGAAATAACtgtcaaaaaaaaatttttttttaatcaaaaattgGGGATTTGAGTAGTATaacttaaaatttcttaaaCTTTAAATTTACTCATATAC
The sequence above is a segment of the Manihot esculenta cultivar AM560-2 chromosome 5, M.esculenta_v8, whole genome shotgun sequence genome. Coding sequences within it:
- the LOC110615224 gene encoding glutamyl-tRNA reductase 1, chloroplastic; its protein translation is MAVSSGFATTLAGAKMETLLLISTSSSSSSSGSSSSLRAHLASPPQVRVCGRPARNNYGRILMQRGGVRCEVAASTDSVVETDSNIDPAKVSSLSALEQLKTSAADRYTKERASIVVIGLSIHTAPVEMREKLAIPEAEWPRAIGELCGLNHIEEAAVLSTCNRMEIYVVALSQHRGVKEVTEWMSKTSGIPVPEICEHRFLLYNKDATQHLFEVSAGLDSLVLGEGQILAQVKQVVKVGQGVVGFGRNISGLFKHAISVGKRVRTETNIAAGAVSVSSAAVELALMKLPESSHATARMLVIGAGKMGKLVIKHLVAKGCTKMVVVNRSEERVAAIRQDLKDVEIIYKPLDEMLTCAAEADVIFTSTASETPLFLKDDVKDLPSVGSEVGGLRLFIDISVPRNVGSCVNGVENARVYNVDDLKEVVAANKEDRLRKAMEAQAIITEESKQFEAWRDSLETVPTIKKLRAYAERIRAAELDKCLSKMGEDIPKKTRRAVDDLSRGIVNKLLHGPMQHLRCDGSDSRTLSETLENMHALNRMFSLETEVAVLEQKLRAKTNQK